A single genomic interval of Lewinellaceae bacterium harbors:
- the kdsB gene encoding 3-deoxy-manno-octulosonate cytidylyltransferase: MAIVIIPARLNSSRLPEKVILDLEGKPVLQHVYDRVRKSKSIDRVIIATDDEKVVRVASGFTDQIVMTSPHHPSGTDRIAEVAGGLHVASDTIIINVQGDEPFIEPDAIDALVSEMTSHRWQLATLIHRLTLPEQLVNPNLVKCVRGEKGQALYFSRAAIPFLRDIPFEQWIDQQAHFRHIGVYGFRKDVLLSLAGLPPVTIEMQEKLEQLRWLSHGYTIHVVETTYEPIGIDTAEDLLAASIRLRKATHLH; the protein is encoded by the coding sequence ATGGCAATTGTTATCATACCGGCCCGATTGAATTCTTCCAGGCTACCCGAAAAAGTCATTCTGGACCTGGAGGGTAAGCCGGTCCTTCAGCATGTATACGACCGGGTACGTAAAAGTAAATCAATCGACCGGGTTATCATCGCTACCGACGATGAGAAAGTGGTCCGCGTTGCATCCGGTTTCACCGATCAGATTGTGATGACTTCACCCCATCATCCCAGTGGAACGGATCGTATTGCTGAAGTTGCCGGTGGTCTTCATGTTGCTTCGGATACCATCATCATCAATGTCCAGGGCGATGAACCTTTCATTGAGCCCGATGCGATTGATGCATTGGTGAGCGAGATGACGTCCCATCGCTGGCAGCTTGCGACACTGATCCACCGGTTAACCCTCCCGGAACAATTGGTTAACCCCAATCTGGTAAAATGTGTCCGCGGAGAAAAAGGACAGGCATTGTATTTCAGCAGGGCTGCAATTCCTTTCCTCAGGGATATACCATTCGAACAATGGATTGATCAGCAAGCTCACTTCCGTCATATCGGTGTCTATGGATTCCGCAAGGATGTGTTGTTGTCGCTGGCCGGGCTTCCGCCGGTGACTATTGAGATGCAGGAGAAACTGGAACAATTGCGCTGGTTATCCCATGGCTACACCATTCATGTGGTGGAAACAACTTATGAACCCATAGGAATCGATACGGCTGAGGATTTGCTGGCTGCAAGTATCCGGCTCAGGAAAGCAACACATCTCCACTGA
- a CDS encoding cytidine deaminase, which yields MKCIDFGCKNIHFAFYSLFSKPQALRLKEKTLQYQYTLISDPDELSREERDLLGQAWKATETSYSPYSHFAVGAAVLLKNGEVISGSNQENASFPVGSCAERVAVHFAKARYPHESIELIAIRAKKADHPILQPVTPCGACRQLLIEVEHQQKKTIKLLLQGEAGPVMRIESVQILLPFYFSGDVLLS from the coding sequence ATGAAATGTATTGATTTCGGCTGCAAAAATATCCATTTTGCGTTTTATTCTCTATTTTCCAAACCTCAAGCCCTGCGATTGAAAGAAAAAACCTTACAGTATCAGTACACTCTCATTTCAGATCCTGATGAATTGAGCAGAGAGGAAAGGGACTTGCTGGGACAAGCCTGGAAGGCTACAGAAACCAGTTATTCACCGTACAGTCATTTTGCAGTTGGCGCTGCCGTATTATTAAAAAATGGTGAGGTTATCAGCGGCAGCAATCAGGAAAATGCATCTTTCCCGGTAGGTTCCTGTGCAGAACGGGTTGCAGTCCACTTTGCGAAAGCCCGTTATCCGCATGAATCCATTGAGCTGATTGCCATCCGGGCTAAAAAAGCAGATCACCCCATCCTTCAACCGGTCACTCCGTGCGGGGCTTGCCGCCAATTGTTGATCGAGGTGGAACATCAGCAAAAAAAAACAATCAAATTGCTGCTTCAGGGTGAGGCAGGTCCTGTCATGCGGATTGAAAGTGTTCAGATCTTACTACCTTTTTATTTCAGTGGAGATGTGTTGCTTTCCTGA
- a CDS encoding saccharopine dehydrogenase NADP-binding domain-containing protein yields the protein MVKITVIGAGRSSTALIDYLLKQAESHPWTIQVVDREYDLALKKIAGHPKGEAIRLSVLNPEELDLLIKNSNLVISLLPPNLHYQVALLGIRNHCPVLTASYHTKEMWGLDQEARKAGVLIMGELGLDPGIDHMSAMQMIDAIKEKGGTIRSFDSVTGGLMETDAVAGNPWRYKITWNPRNIVLAGQGTAQYLDSGAIRCVPYYSIFEHTKGWDLGPAGMFDSYPNRDSLQYIGLYGLEGIDRIYRGTLRYTGFCRDWHCLVRLGLTEDKTSLHQLGGATWASYVRRFVPDSGLGLAGDVAEFLGVTEQDERMAALKWLGLFGEGQLPVESGTPADILQVLLLDRWSIQKGDHDRILMHHQIDYELDNHRYRRTSTMDVRGDNDERTAMSKTVGLPLGILAKNILTGTVFPSGVHIPVRRDFYEPILQELAVAGIGFDETQVALEED from the coding sequence ATGGTAAAGATTACAGTGATAGGTGCAGGGAGATCGTCGACGGCGCTGATCGATTATTTGTTGAAACAAGCCGAATCTCATCCGTGGACCATCCAGGTGGTTGACCGGGAATACGACCTGGCATTGAAGAAGATAGCTGGCCATCCGAAAGGGGAAGCCATCAGACTATCGGTTCTCAATCCTGAAGAACTGGACCTGTTGATCAAGAACAGCAACCTGGTCATATCACTCTTGCCTCCCAATTTGCATTATCAGGTTGCCCTACTGGGTATCCGTAATCATTGTCCGGTACTTACAGCGTCCTACCATACCAAGGAGATGTGGGGGCTGGATCAGGAGGCTCGCAAAGCAGGCGTACTCATCATGGGAGAGCTGGGCCTCGATCCCGGCATCGACCACATGTCGGCAATGCAAATGATCGATGCCATAAAAGAAAAAGGGGGGACGATCCGGTCCTTTGATTCGGTGACGGGTGGACTGATGGAAACGGATGCAGTCGCCGGGAATCCCTGGCGTTATAAGATCACCTGGAATCCCCGTAACATCGTTCTTGCTGGCCAGGGTACCGCCCAGTACCTGGATTCTGGTGCCATCCGCTGTGTGCCCTACTATTCCATTTTTGAACATACCAAAGGGTGGGACCTTGGACCTGCAGGTATGTTTGACTCCTACCCGAACCGGGATTCGTTGCAGTATATCGGACTTTACGGACTGGAAGGAATAGACCGGATTTACCGTGGGACCTTGCGCTATACAGGATTTTGCCGAGATTGGCACTGTCTGGTCCGCCTGGGACTGACAGAAGATAAGACCAGTTTACACCAATTAGGAGGAGCTACCTGGGCTTCCTACGTACGGCGTTTTGTTCCGGATTCTGGGCTGGGATTAGCCGGAGATGTTGCTGAATTTCTCGGAGTGACAGAGCAGGACGAACGCATGGCGGCTTTAAAATGGCTTGGTTTATTCGGTGAGGGGCAATTGCCCGTTGAATCCGGCACTCCGGCGGACATCTTACAGGTATTGCTTTTGGATCGATGGTCTATACAAAAAGGAGATCATGACCGTATCCTGATGCACCACCAGATCGACTATGAGCTGGACAATCACCGATACCGGAGAACTTCCACTATGGACGTACGGGGTGATAATGATGAACGGACCGCTATGAGCAAAACGGTTGGCCTTCCTCTCGGCATTTTGGCAAAAAACATCCTTACGGGCACTGTTTTCCCCAGCGGGGTGCACATCCCGGTCCGGCGGGACTTTTATGAACCGATCCTGCAGGAACTCGCGGTAGCTGGAATTGGCTTTGACGAAACACAGGTTGCTCTTGAGGAGGATTGA
- a CDS encoding peptide chain release factor N(5)-glutamine methyltransferase, whose translation MDELIKDRSSWKAWFDSQELVVSPREVTWYERSLWEDVVMPILANGQKVTTSMLMPYIEKLRQGVPLAYVCGRIYFFGLPFQVEPGVLIPRPETEELVAWILEDHPAGKLSLLDIGSGSGVIPVTLKKKRPEWNLYGMEKSNDALQISKRNEALNRVIINWIHADLFDPTALMHPTRMDVVVSNPPYIPLNERPMMGESTLRYEPEEALFVDGDDPLRFYRKILQVAETTGAGWVYFELNEFLTGNYQNWVASCLGWEATFKLDMQGKTRMLRMIRKPV comes from the coding sequence ATGGATGAGTTGATTAAAGACCGGAGTTCATGGAAAGCTTGGTTTGACAGCCAGGAGCTTGTGGTTTCACCCAGGGAAGTCACCTGGTACGAGCGCAGTTTGTGGGAAGATGTGGTCATGCCAATCTTAGCGAATGGACAAAAGGTTACAACCTCGATGTTGATGCCTTACATAGAAAAACTGCGACAAGGCGTCCCTCTTGCCTATGTGTGCGGACGGATTTATTTCTTTGGACTCCCTTTCCAGGTGGAACCTGGTGTACTCATTCCCCGTCCGGAAACAGAAGAACTGGTTGCCTGGATTCTGGAAGATCACCCCGCCGGTAAGCTATCTCTTCTGGATATCGGCAGTGGGTCAGGGGTGATTCCGGTAACTTTGAAAAAAAAACGGCCAGAATGGAACCTTTACGGGATGGAAAAAAGTAATGATGCCCTGCAGATATCGAAGCGGAACGAAGCATTAAACCGTGTTATCATAAATTGGATTCATGCTGACCTTTTTGATCCCACGGCTCTTATGCACCCGACCAGGATGGATGTGGTCGTGAGTAATCCTCCTTACATTCCGTTGAATGAACGCCCCATGATGGGAGAATCCACGTTGCGGTATGAGCCGGAAGAAGCACTCTTCGTGGATGGGGATGATCCGCTGCGTTTTTACCGGAAAATACTGCAGGTTGCTGAAACCACCGGTGCTGGTTGGGTCTACTTTGAATTGAATGAATTTCTCACCGGCAATTATCAAAACTGGGTTGCATCCTGTCTTGGTTGGGAGGCAACGTTCAAATTGGACATGCAGGGAAAGACACGCATGTTGCGCATGATCAGAAAGCCGGTTTAA
- a CDS encoding translation initiation factor — MKKNKNQKSGDHALVYTTHPETMGSLFSGLLGEEEEGSKDLGLRVRVILEKKHRGGKTATVIKGLESLPENELSGIGKTLKQLCGVGGSAKDGEIILQGDQVTKSVEHLLKLGYKDTKKGGG, encoded by the coding sequence ATGAAAAAGAATAAGAACCAAAAATCCGGAGACCATGCTCTGGTATACACTACCCATCCGGAGACAATGGGGTCGTTATTCAGCGGCCTGCTGGGTGAAGAAGAGGAAGGATCGAAAGACCTGGGGCTTAGAGTTCGGGTAATCCTGGAGAAAAAGCACCGCGGCGGCAAGACTGCAACCGTAATCAAGGGGTTAGAGTCGTTGCCGGAAAACGAACTTTCCGGTATTGGAAAAACATTAAAGCAGCTGTGTGGTGTTGGCGGAAGTGCGAAAGATGGGGAAATCATCCTGCAGGGCGATCAGGTTACCAAATCTGTTGAGCACCTGCTAAAACTCGGTTACAAAGACACCAAGAAAGGAGGTGGTTAA
- a CDS encoding beta-lactamase family protein, with product MLLVTFFIQQGMGQDAISYQSLRGQIDRIIRYDTDIPTGNHHGFIIGIIDGDRHWILDYPGTPADSLNGDMVFELGGLSQVFTAHYLTELADKGNLDLDDPIAISGISLPGTWKEVTWRQCFQYATGLPRVIPGLAADQSPDNPYGNIAFPDLISAISRIPFKPGTFRYSPHPYAMIQAALEMLFDQPYEAQINDFCNGLGLINTGIITPKPEVTATGYRRNGIVAIPWHVPAYQASLGLSGTMNDLMHYAHWLLNHAGDPRFENLFQPTLKTHLRGRIDMAGGWYVLKPVRRSQIYTHSGQTGGHKAYLGFVPATQTAVMILGQSPEETNDLGLLILRMINDSWKRKKPDEKE from the coding sequence TTGCTGCTGGTAACTTTTTTTATACAGCAGGGCATGGGTCAGGATGCGATCAGCTACCAATCACTACGAGGGCAAATCGATCGAATCATCCGGTACGACACAGATATCCCCACCGGAAATCATCATGGATTTATCATTGGAATCATTGACGGAGACCGCCATTGGATCCTGGACTATCCGGGCACGCCAGCCGATAGTTTGAATGGCGATATGGTTTTCGAGCTGGGTGGATTGAGTCAGGTATTTACAGCGCATTACTTAACAGAACTTGCTGACAAAGGAAATTTGGATTTAGACGATCCGATAGCCATCAGCGGGATATCATTGCCGGGGACTTGGAAGGAGGTTACCTGGAGGCAATGTTTTCAATATGCCACCGGGCTTCCCAGGGTAATTCCCGGACTGGCAGCCGACCAATCCCCTGACAATCCATATGGTAACATTGCTTTTCCAGATCTCATTTCAGCAATTTCCAGGATTCCCTTCAAGCCCGGGACATTTCGTTACAGCCCCCATCCGTATGCCATGATCCAGGCTGCACTGGAAATGCTTTTTGACCAGCCTTACGAAGCCCAGATCAATGATTTTTGTAATGGTTTAGGCCTGATCAACACGGGAATAATAACGCCGAAGCCCGAAGTCACAGCTACCGGCTACCGACGCAATGGCATAGTGGCCATTCCTTGGCATGTGCCTGCCTATCAGGCTTCACTCGGCCTTTCGGGCACCATGAATGACCTGATGCATTACGCCCATTGGTTGCTGAATCATGCTGGAGATCCCCGCTTTGAAAATTTGTTCCAACCCACTCTGAAAACCCATTTGCGTGGCCGGATCGATATGGCAGGAGGTTGGTATGTTTTAAAACCGGTGCGCAGAAGTCAGATCTACACCCACAGCGGACAAACCGGAGGGCACAAAGCTTATCTGGGATTTGTACCGGCCACCCAAACGGCAGTGATGATCCTGGGCCAGTCTCCGGAAGAGACGAATGATCTGGGTTTATTAATTTTGCGAATGATCAATGATTCCTGGAAAAGAAAAAAGCCTGATGAAAAAGAATAA
- a CDS encoding queuosine precursor transporter: protein MEIHKQWYTNKATLLFMILGGFFITNALIAELIGIKIFSLEKLFGLQPFNMTLFGVTGLGFDLTAGVILWPVVFIMTDIINEYFGRRGVQMLSWMAVVMILYAFLMFFLGIHLPANDWWQSQSGIVEASPERSIPNMDLAFKKIFGQGLWIIIGSMVAFLLGQLVDVVVFHWIRKRTGEKYMWLRATGSTLVSQFIDSFVVLIVAFYIGSNWDLVRVLAIGCVNYMYKSVMAVILTPLIYLGHDMIERFLGHDLAHELKTLAANQ, encoded by the coding sequence ATGGAAATACATAAACAATGGTATACCAATAAAGCCACATTGCTATTTATGATCCTTGGTGGTTTTTTCATCACCAATGCATTGATCGCAGAACTGATCGGTATCAAGATATTTTCATTGGAAAAGTTGTTTGGGTTGCAGCCTTTCAACATGACTTTGTTTGGCGTGACCGGATTGGGCTTTGATCTGACAGCGGGTGTCATTTTGTGGCCGGTGGTTTTCATCATGACGGACATTATCAACGAATATTTCGGACGTCGTGGGGTACAGATGCTTTCCTGGATGGCCGTCGTTATGATTCTTTATGCTTTCCTGATGTTCTTTCTGGGCATCCATCTTCCTGCCAACGACTGGTGGCAGTCCCAGAGTGGTATCGTGGAAGCCAGCCCGGAGCGTTCCATTCCCAATATGGACCTGGCATTTAAAAAGATCTTCGGTCAGGGGCTATGGATCATCATTGGCTCCATGGTGGCATTTCTTCTGGGGCAGTTGGTGGATGTGGTTGTCTTTCACTGGATACGAAAAAGAACTGGTGAAAAATACATGTGGCTGCGTGCTACCGGATCCACACTGGTATCCCAGTTCATTGATAGTTTTGTGGTTTTGATCGTAGCCTTTTACATTGGTTCCAACTGGGATTTGGTCCGGGTTTTGGCCATAGGGTGCGTCAACTATATGTATAAATCGGTCATGGCGGTCATCCTGACACCGCTGATTTATCTGGGCCACGATATGATTGAGCGCTTTTTAGGTCACGACCTGGCTCATGAATTAAAAACCCTGGCCGCAAATCAATAG
- a CDS encoding amidinotransferase has protein sequence MESVITDTVMMIRPAHFGFNEETAANNAFQRHETQRSQAEVEVQARTEFDAFVRRLQASDIRVKVIADTAEPVKPDAVFPNNWISFHANGKIITYPMFSSIRRQERRPDIVQSIQKEFGYKTVVDYSHWEKDGKFLEGTGSMLFERREGWAFACVSPRTHPDLFKLFCREQGFQPVLFEAEDGQGQLIYHTNVMMAMGETYAVICLDAIPGSSDREQVTSSLKKSGKSIIEISLEQVNSFAGNMLLVRNKHGIRYLIMSEQAFLSLNSSQINLLEKDVSILQAPIYTIEKLGGGSVRCMLAEVFLPKK, from the coding sequence ATGGAGTCAGTCATTACAGATACGGTCATGATGATCCGTCCGGCTCATTTTGGTTTCAATGAAGAGACGGCGGCTAATAATGCCTTTCAACGGCATGAAACACAGCGTTCGCAGGCAGAAGTTGAGGTGCAGGCACGGACAGAGTTTGACGCTTTCGTACGCCGGCTTCAGGCAAGCGACATCCGCGTGAAAGTTATTGCGGATACCGCTGAACCGGTTAAACCGGATGCGGTGTTTCCGAATAACTGGATCAGTTTTCATGCAAATGGCAAGATCATTACTTATCCGATGTTTTCGTCCATCCGGCGTCAGGAGCGTCGCCCGGATATTGTCCAGTCTATCCAGAAGGAGTTCGGATACAAGACGGTGGTCGATTACAGCCATTGGGAGAAAGACGGGAAGTTTCTGGAAGGCACCGGAAGCATGCTTTTCGAGCGCCGTGAGGGGTGGGCATTTGCTTGTGTCAGCCCCCGGACACATCCGGATCTTTTTAAGTTGTTTTGCCGGGAACAGGGGTTTCAGCCGGTGTTATTTGAGGCTGAAGACGGGCAGGGACAGCTTATATATCACACCAATGTCATGATGGCAATGGGGGAGACGTATGCCGTAATTTGTCTTGATGCAATTCCCGGATCCAGTGACCGTGAGCAGGTTACCTCATCCCTTAAAAAGTCTGGAAAATCCATCATTGAGATCAGCCTTGAGCAGGTAAATTCCTTCGCCGGGAATATGCTTTTAGTCCGCAACAAACATGGGATTCGCTACCTGATTATGTCGGAACAAGCTTTCCTTTCGCTGAACTCAAGTCAGATCAATTTGCTGGAAAAAGATGTCTCCATATTACAGGCTCCCATTTATACCATTGAGAAGTTGGGTGGAGGAAGTGTCCGTTGCATGTTGGCCGAGGTTTTTTTGCCAAAAAAATAA
- a CDS encoding TonB-dependent receptor, giving the protein MCLLIIGFLTLGSNLSAQVTTSSMVGRVIDENKEPLIGATVIAVHTPSGTRYGTVTNDDGRFTIPTMRIGGPYQVSVSYTGYEDIVQDNIYLSLGTATNLDFTMHTEVMVIEGVVITSSRSDVFSSDRTGAATTITADQLNTLPTVSRNFLDFTRLTPQARGSSIGGQDNRLNNITIDGSLLNNSFGLAGEPGGRTGIAPISLDAIEEVQVNIAPFDVRQSGFIGGGINAVTRSGTNEFTGSAFYTWRNQNLTGIHAGETTLIRDQNQFTNKQYGFRLGGPIIKNKLFFFTSVELERRASPYQDIANKGNDPVEGNTTRVLESDLKAVSDFLNTNFGYETGIYQGYDLNTTGDKYLAKLDWNVNDKNKFSLRFNRLDSEADQLISNSTSLGFGNRRTNGRAMSYRNSNYIIFDKITSVIGELNTLFSNKLSNNFIAGWTFQNEDRGTYGTFFPLIEIQKEGQTYISTGFEPFTPNNQLEYTTYQLQDNLSWYLNKHTLTAGLNIERLKFRNVFFPGAQGVFVYNSLEDFYSDLTDAKANPNRTVSPVELRRFQYRYSALPGGAEPEQPTRVTYGGLYLQDEMAVSSKLMVTAGIRMDVPIFDDTGFENPEVLTQTYRDPSGNPLKVSTKKLPDPQFLFSPRVGFNWDMRGDRTAQLRGGSGIFTGRPAFVWISNVVGNNGVLTGFEQIDKTTTRPFTTDPGKFITNPSLPSSYNIDLVDNNFKFPQVWRSNLALDKRLPGDFVGTLELIYSKDINGISYWNINQESASGTFTGPDKRPTFPGLGLSGTNLNNAIRINDNVTGAVYLTNENIGSALNFTASLEKRFSDGWFTKVAYNFGSAQNLVDAGSIASGSYNSIVSVNGNNYPDLGYSSNDQRHRLFGAISYRFEYLKFGATQLGLFINGATQGRFSYVYNQDMNGDGINGNDLIFVPNNASELTFVDFTSNGVTFTAAQQAAAFDKYIDQDAYLSTRRGQYAERNGALLPWLWRADFSFLQEFYVNTGGKRNTLQFRADILNFTNLLNKSWGVSDKVINSRPLSFSGVTGEGAPSYKMVTTGSGTSTKLLDQTLQKDAIFASDTYSIQFGIRYLFN; this is encoded by the coding sequence ATGTGTCTCCTGATCATCGGTTTTTTGACCTTGGGTTCGAACCTCAGCGCCCAGGTTACCACCTCCTCCATGGTGGGGAGAGTAATAGACGAGAACAAAGAGCCCCTTATTGGAGCTACCGTAATCGCCGTACATACTCCATCGGGAACCCGATATGGGACGGTGACGAATGATGATGGCCGTTTTACCATTCCTACCATGCGTATCGGCGGGCCGTACCAGGTATCCGTAAGCTATACAGGTTATGAGGATATTGTTCAGGACAATATTTACCTGAGCCTGGGAACTGCCACCAACCTGGATTTCACCATGCATACCGAAGTAATGGTAATTGAAGGCGTGGTGATCACCTCAAGCCGTAGTGATGTCTTCAGCTCGGATCGTACCGGAGCTGCTACAACCATTACGGCAGATCAGTTGAATACCCTACCTACCGTCAGCCGGAACTTCCTTGATTTTACGAGGCTGACACCTCAGGCCAGAGGGTCTTCCATTGGAGGCCAGGACAACCGTTTAAACAATATTACCATCGACGGCTCCCTGCTGAACAACAGTTTCGGTCTGGCCGGCGAACCTGGTGGACGGACTGGTATTGCACCCATTTCACTGGACGCTATCGAAGAGGTACAAGTAAACATTGCACCATTTGATGTGCGCCAATCCGGATTTATCGGCGGTGGCATCAATGCTGTAACCCGTTCCGGTACCAACGAATTTACCGGTTCTGCATTTTACACCTGGCGGAACCAGAATCTCACCGGTATCCATGCCGGGGAGACCACGCTCATCCGGGATCAGAACCAATTTACCAACAAGCAATATGGATTTCGCCTCGGTGGCCCGATCATCAAGAACAAACTTTTCTTTTTTACCAGCGTAGAATTGGAAAGACGGGCCAGCCCTTATCAGGATATTGCCAATAAAGGAAACGACCCGGTAGAAGGAAATACGACCCGGGTACTGGAATCAGATCTGAAAGCGGTTTCCGATTTTCTTAACACCAACTTTGGTTATGAGACCGGCATTTACCAGGGATACGATCTGAATACCACCGGAGATAAATACCTGGCAAAACTGGACTGGAACGTCAACGATAAAAACAAATTCAGTCTGCGCTTTAACCGGCTGGATTCGGAGGCCGATCAGCTTATTTCCAACTCCACATCACTTGGATTCGGGAATCGCCGGACCAACGGCCGGGCCATGAGTTATCGAAATTCCAACTACATCATTTTTGATAAGATCACGTCGGTAATCGGTGAACTCAATACACTGTTTAGCAACAAGCTATCCAATAACTTCATTGCCGGCTGGACTTTCCAGAATGAAGATCGTGGCACCTACGGTACCTTTTTCCCATTAATAGAAATCCAGAAAGAGGGCCAAACGTACATTTCTACCGGTTTTGAGCCATTTACACCCAATAACCAGTTGGAATATACCACCTATCAGTTGCAGGATAACCTGTCCTGGTATTTGAACAAGCATACACTGACTGCAGGACTTAATATTGAGCGATTGAAATTCCGTAACGTATTTTTCCCCGGCGCACAAGGGGTTTTTGTTTACAACAGCCTGGAAGACTTTTACAGCGATCTGACGGATGCAAAAGCCAACCCGAACCGGACCGTATCACCTGTGGAATTGCGTCGGTTCCAATACCGGTATTCGGCATTGCCCGGCGGGGCTGAACCCGAACAACCTACCCGGGTAACCTACGGCGGGCTCTACCTGCAGGATGAAATGGCTGTCAGTAGTAAGCTGATGGTCACAGCCGGTATCCGCATGGACGTGCCTATTTTTGATGACACCGGATTTGAAAACCCTGAGGTATTGACGCAAACTTATCGGGATCCGAGTGGCAATCCATTGAAAGTGAGTACAAAGAAACTTCCGGATCCTCAGTTTTTATTCTCACCCCGTGTTGGATTTAACTGGGATATGAGAGGTGATCGCACCGCCCAGCTCCGTGGTGGATCCGGTATCTTCACCGGCCGGCCGGCATTCGTCTGGATTTCCAACGTTGTAGGCAATAACGGTGTACTTACCGGTTTTGAACAGATCGATAAGACCACCACACGGCCATTTACGACGGACCCAGGCAAATTCATTACCAATCCATCTTTGCCTTCTTCTTATAACATTGACCTGGTTGACAATAACTTTAAATTTCCCCAGGTATGGCGTTCAAACCTGGCGTTGGACAAAAGACTACCTGGAGATTTTGTAGGTACCCTTGAGCTGATCTATAGCAAAGACATCAATGGGATCAGCTATTGGAATATCAACCAGGAGAGCGCATCAGGCACCTTTACAGGCCCGGACAAACGTCCTACATTTCCTGGGTTGGGACTTTCTGGAACGAATCTGAATAACGCCATCCGGATCAATGATAATGTGACCGGAGCCGTATACCTTACCAATGAGAACATTGGTTCTGCGCTTAACTTCACCGCATCTCTGGAGAAACGATTTAGTGATGGTTGGTTTACCAAAGTTGCTTACAATTTCGGTTCTGCCCAGAACCTGGTCGATGCTGGTTCCATTGCAAGTGGATCATACAACAGCATCGTGAGCGTTAACGGTAATAACTATCCTGACCTGGGTTATTCTTCCAACGACCAGCGCCATCGTCTTTTCGGAGCCATCTCCTACCGTTTTGAATACCTGAAATTCGGTGCAACGCAATTGGGTTTGTTCATTAACGGTGCAACGCAAGGACGGTTCTCCTATGTGTATAACCAGGACATGAACGGAGACGGGATCAATGGAAACGACCTGATCTTCGTACCGAACAATGCCAGTGAGTTGACGTTTGTAGATTTTACCAGTAATGGAGTGACCTTTACTGCAGCACAACAAGCTGCCGCATTCGATAAATACATCGACCAGGATGCTTACCTCAGCACCCGCCGTGGTCAGTATGCAGAACGCAATGGAGCACTGCTTCCCTGGTTATGGAGAGCAGATTTTTCATTTTTGCAAGAGTTTTATGTGAACACCGGTGGTAAACGGAATACCCTGCAGTTCCGTGCAGATATTCTCAATTTTACCAACCTGCTTAACAAGAGCTGGGGTGTATCAGATAAAGTGATCAACAGTCGTCCATTGTCTTTCTCGGGTGTTACCGGAGAAGGAGCGCCAAGCTATAAAATGGTTACCACCGGATCTGGTACTTCTACCAAACTGTTGGATCAAACGTTACAAAAAGATGCCATTTTCGCCTCGGATACCTACAGTATCCAATTTGGAATCCGGTATCTGTTCAATTAA